The DNA region ATGTTAGTAAACCATTTGGATGACAGAAAACTCTACAACAGAACTGCTTTGGTTTCCACATTAATGCTTAtttactgggatgcacctgTACGGCAATGTACTTCTAACAAGTTCTCCAGTGAACTAGGATGTGTTTTTAGCCAACAGTACGTGAGCAGTCATTAAGCTATTAAAAAAGATATTATGAGGTATTCTCAGTGTGTCTCCttatgggaaaaaacccacttgtAAATCTTGAAACTGGAAATATGTCAGTCTGCTGGAGAGCCTTCAGATAGCTGTGAATTTTGGCCCCACTGATTGGAAACAGTAGGAGACTTAGAGCTTGGAAATTAGGCTGGTTTTAGAGGAGTCCAGGCTCAACAATTTTGTGGTGAATTAGGAACAATGTCATAAACAATTTGCATTGTTCAGTAATCCAAATAACATGCTCTCttacagagacagagaaaatgaTACTCTGACATGGTGATGGCAGGCTGGCAGGAAATTTTGAGGGATGAGCACACCCCAGGAACATGAAGCGATTAACAGGAAACAATGGGAACAGCATGGAGGAGTAGCTGTGTACTGTGTCTGTCTCCGTGGCACTCAAGTATCAGACTGGTTCAGCGCATGTGCCACCTGCCCTTCATCCCAGAAATGGCCCCTATTAGTAATGGATATGCAAAAGATTGATCTTAGGAGAGCAAGACTGttttaaacactgaataaaTCTGGAGTACATTACACTCTTGGTTAAAATTGGCTCAGTGTGGGAGAAAACAACCTCCAAGGTAATTCTGAATTCTATTTCCATGTTTTATGTAAAAaacaaattctgtatttttctcctgtggcAACACCTGATCTTCCACTCCTTAGGCAGGAAAAATGCAGGTTGCCTTACATCTATCAGTACTTGCAAAATGGAATCTTTGCTATTTACTTGAAATAGTTTTTAACTCTTCCCTCAgagttttaaattttgtttggtACTTTTTACAGGTGATTAGATTCAGTTGATAATTTTGACATATGGGGAACAATAAGGCTTATAAGCACTATCTAAAATTCCTTGAAAACAGTAGCATTTaagttaaatgtattttgtctggcagcacagccattaacaatttgaaacaaaaattcaaaaataggaaaatttgAGAAAATACCTGCTTTATGAAACTTTTCCATTATCTCTTGACGAACTGATTTTTCCAAGTTGAAATAATTGTGGTCTTCATCAGgttttctcagaaacagaggGATGTGTTGAAATACTATTATATGCTTGCATTTATGTTTTTCAGCGACAGCCAGTTGCTCATTGAGCCACACATCCTGGGCTTGCTTTAACTCAGGGCATTTGGAAGAATCGAAGTATAACTGAGAAttcagcacaagaaagaaaacacctcCAACCCAAAAGCTGAAGTAGTCATCTCCCCAGTTCTTGCAATAATTATCTATTGTTCCTCTTGTTGGAGTATTGCCAATATCATGATTTCCACTGACAAATACCAATGGGATGTCCTGGTCAGTGTTCTTCAGAACGTTCTTTAAATCTTGCTCTTGGTCCTTTCTCCACTGAgttcctacagaaaaaaaaccaacacattttAGTGTTTATGCTACCTTTTCCTACCCTCATTGTTAGCCTTTGTTTATGGAAATATGCACAGTAAGAAAATATTCTATATTGGATGCGATCATGGTAATATGCAGggatttaaaatacagcttcacTTTAATATTGTATGTTCGCTCAACCCCTTCCCTTCcgcttccttccctcccttatCAAGTACTTAGCCATTTTCAATAACTTGCCTTAAGCAAGGCTCTGGATAGGAACCAACAGAGAGCGTAGCAGTAGGTGATATAACGGTCAGTGTTTTGCACCAAAATTTTTAGCAGGCTGATTCTTTTCATCTATAGACTGATGATATGgcaaaaaaatgaagcagcCTTGGATGGTGTAACAGCTTTACACACGGGTAAAAACTGGGTCAATTTCTGGGTTATATTTTATGGCTGTGCAAAGGAATTAagggttgttggggttttttttcattacaagaACTActttaacagcaaaaatataaTTAGTGTCTTGTGGTGACTTGTTTATATGATGAGTCTGTTTTAATAATGAGCATGGCATTAATTTCAAAGAAAGGTAATTGTATACTTTGCTAGCTTTTCTTGCATCTCTGCTTTTATATTAATATGCATACCCAGACAGTTACTCTTCTGGTTGTCAGAAATTTGTCCTTGTCTAGGAAGGTTTATCTAATTGCTAGATTAATTTACaaatcactggaaaaaaattagaaaggaatttttaaaaagcatttattttattctaatgatgacagaggtttttttaagttttctaaaGCGTAATCTTTAATCAGAGGCCACTGATATGCTTATTACTCATGAATTAAATTGAACATTTATAAATTGCATTTTGTCCTGCAATACCTAACATATATCTAACATAGGCCCATTTCACAAATagcaactgcatttttttaacgAAGAAGTGGTAACAGCATTTTTACAAGAACTCTGAAATCAGCTTTACAACATACATTTGCATACAGGTCTATGCAGATCAAtctcatgtatttttaaattgtgttctGTGTTCATTACTACACATATATATTATACATAGAAATGTATTAGAAGGGCTCCTGTAATGTAACTATGagataaaaggtttttttccctccatgtttcttcaaaatacttACGATCAATATGTTGACAAACACTGACCCTTAGTTACTATTATTAGCAAAGATTTCAATTCTTTTTCCATACCCTAGAGATAGAAGCTTAGGTACCACCTTATTGCTGTTACCAGAATTCcacagttttagaaaaatactgggaaaaaaaccatattATGTCTAAATTATGTCTAAATATAAAGACAGATGTGAGATTTGATATGTGGTGCCTAAAGTCGAAATCCACAACACACTCGTCTTTAACTGCTGTACAGGGTAGAAAGTTACTATAACAAAATCTTTGAGTAACTGGAGAAATACTGGACACATGATACCCAGGATAGTCCACTCCAGTTTGTGGAGTACATGAATGTACCAGGACTGTGATCAGTTTAGGCTGTCCCTCCAGTTATGGAAGAGATCCTTATTAAtccctagaaaaaaaaaccacagggcAAATGACAGCTCATGTTACCTGGAAgagatggattttaaaaaataacaacaaaaacttAAATAAACCTGGCACACTTCATTGTCCATGGGGTAGGGAACCAGGCtgagaaagctgcttttcctgccaCTCCCCACCTTCCTGTGCAAAGATCTGGAAATGTCAAGCTATGAATATGAAAATgtacgggggaggggggcagggaaAAAGCAAGGGGGAAGGCTCTCTTAAGATATATGTAAACACATTACACCATGTTAATCTCCATGCTATCACTTTGGGAAATTTAGCTAACAGTTTCAGCGTATAAAGACATTTATGCATaagttacagaaataatttgtagAATCATGTATACCTCTTCCCAGTGGTGAAATTCAAGCTCTAGAGACTAACACTTAGATTTGTCGACAGCAGGGCACTGGTTCCCTCATTTAATGCAATATTATTTCTATAGCAACAGAGACACATATCCAGTGTTTCATTGCAGAAAACAGATtgcttaaaatggaaaacaagttCTTTGCCCAAAGAGTCTAGGAAATCATACGAAGTGAGGATTATTTTAGGACTACTGTATCTTGGCTTGGCGTGTTCTTGGTGGAAGGTCAAAACAACTTCAAAACAGGAGAAACCCAGGGAGATAAAGGTGGGAAAAGGCAGAGCAATGACTCTGTACTCTTTGGGTGTAGCGCTGGAGAGAAGGGCTAGGATGTACACACTAACCGTGAGTTGCACTACAGTAGCACACGCTATTTGTGTTACAATGAGCCACACAACCATGCGGTGCCCCCCTGAAGGCACCTCCCTCTAAACTTATAACCAAGATAAGAgataaaaaagataaagaggAGAAGATAAAGAAGggataaagaaaagaaggaaaccaCTAGAAAACTACAGTGGTCACTACCATAGCATAAAAAATATCCCCTTCAAtctctgccaggcacagagctagctataatatttaattattccaATTATTgtgaagaacatttttatttgatgaCAAGTATTTCTTTAGCTTAGATAGAAGCTTGTTGTAGGTGAATAGGGAAAGAACATAATGCCAAGAggcaatgtaaaaaaaaatttgggaaGTGTCAGGGTAGATgtaactgaaattaatttctgttctgtttatCCTCGCATCGTGAGCAGTGACATTTTTAAATCCCAGGCTacaatattttgtctttatgtTAGTATCTGTAAGTACAGTCTTGCCCTGAGATAAATGACTTCACAAATTAATAGCCCATAAAGGGCAGTTTGGCTTCTATGAAAAACATGGAAGTGAGAACTGTTGCTAGTGTAGTTGCCTCCAATTTTCCACAGCTTCCCAGTCTATCATTTTTGAAAGCTGTATGATGTGAACAGGAGCATAAAGGCACGATGTCAATGCCTCTGTTGCAGTACATCCTTCGGTTGTATGTTACATCACTATGTGCCTAAACACTTCCAATATTCTTTCCTGCATTGCTTGAAGGAGTCAAGACAACCTGCCTTCGTTCACCAAAAAAGCGGATTTCAAGAAAGtactttaaagtatttttgctGAAGCTGGTTTCAGTCAGCAGAAGTAGAATTCACAGATGATTCTGCCAAAGAAGTAAATCTTTAGCTACTAATTGACAGTGACAATTTACTTTGGTATTCCACAGAATAGAGCACCTCTGTAACAAAGtatttagtttggttttttttaaccactaGCTATAAAACCAGTTTGAAGCACTGTTTACCCCCAGACCATGTCTCCGCAATGCACGCTGATTGCAATTTTTGCATCTGAGGCAATTCTTCACTTACAGTGACCTCCACCAACAttgtaacttttttccccaaaagttttccaaatgaaaaattagcAATTAACAGTAGCACCCATTTTTTCTCCTGATATGAATTATGAGAGGGAAAGATGAGGTTATAATGGCATTATTAGGTGGGAACTCCAGGCATTTCTTGTCGGTGTTAGTAGAACTTCCAGTACGGCCCCCCAAGGCAGGAGAAGACTGCCAGTCCTTGTGAGGGGAGACAGATATGGTGGGAACGGTGAGCGTGTTGCCCTGGACCTCCAACTCATGTCATTTTCCAAGAGATGGAAGTTCTAGTGAGGTAATCCAACTTCTTTTAATGATCAAAGCTATTGGTCATAAATTCACAGAGAAAAGGACCGTCAGAGGTCAATTACTCAATATTATGCGATGACACTGCATTTCAGGAAACTTTCTACTCTCTGAATATCACCTGAGAAGTCATGTTCAGGGATCTGGCTGGCACAAACTGACTCAGCTGCAGGACAGAACTGCTGCAGCTTGACCTGTGATAGTGATGTTGCTGCTGCCTCTAAACCTCCTTTTGGGAGTGGGTTTTCTCAGGAGCCAGAACAGTATCTCTTGTTTACCTGTTCTGCAAATGTTGACACAGACAGTTCTGTGTCATTTTTGCTACAGGAAAGGCCgtagacatgaaaaaaaaaaagtggaccTAACATCTGACTCTAAAAGTTTGGCAAGGGGGGCCCTAAATGAGCCAGAGTACGTGTTTACATCCTCATTGGTGCTTTGCACTAAGTTA from Phalacrocorax aristotelis chromosome 10, bGulAri2.1, whole genome shotgun sequence includes:
- the CPPED1 gene encoding serine/threonine-protein phosphatase CPPED1 isoform X2, with protein sequence MKAWAVGDTNNGDDEWGEEIKLAEQAVHAINKLNPKPKFFVLCGDLIHGMPGTQWRKDQEQDLKNVLKNTDQDIPLVFVSGNHDIGNTPTRGTIDNYCKNWGDDYFSFWVGGVFFLVLNSQLYFDSSKCPELKQAQDVWLNEQLAVAEKHKCKHIIVFQHIPLFLRKPDEDHNYFNLEKSVRQEIMEKFHKAGIKAVFSGHYHRNAGGSYRGLEMVVSSAIGCQLGEDTHGLRVVVVTDEKIVHRYYSLSELNSQGIEKELLDMLAKQN